In Sphingopyxis macrogoltabida, the sequence GCGACAGCGTTTCGCCGCTGCGGAAGCGCAGGTCCCAGCGGCGATTGCCGACCCAAGTTGCCCCCGCGAGCAATTCCTTGAGGCTGCTCGCCTCGGCCAGCAACCGGTCGAGATCCTGCGAACGCTGGTTCGCCTTCGGCCCGATGACGAGCGGCAGGTCGGGCATCGTCGCAACCGATACGGGTTCGAGCACGACGCCCTTTTCGTCGATCAACGACAGGCGATTATTATGCTGCCAGATCGCCGCCGGGGTGCGTTCGACGATATCGACGACGAGCGTATCGGGCAGCCGTCGCGAGACGCGCGCATCCTTGATCCAGCCATAACGCATCAGGTCGTGGCGCACCTCGGCGATATCGACCGCCGCCATCGAGCGATCCTTCTGCGCCAGCGCGATGTCATAGACCTTCAGCCGGTCGATGCGGTCGGCGCCGACAACCTCGACCTTCTTGACCTGAAAGCCCGCGCGGCCGACCGCTTGCGCCCATTCCTCGTTGACCTTCGCCGTCACACCCGTCGCATGCGCCGCAAGAGCGAGAACCGCCGCGACGCTGAGGCCTACCGTCCAGTTGGCGATCCGCTGCAGACGCTGCGGGCTGACCGGCAGCGCATTGATCAACGCGTTAACCCGCGACGTCTTGATCGTCTTGCGCTTCTTCGGCGCGCGCGCGGGCCGCCGCGGCGGCGCCTTTCCGCGCTTGATCTGCGTTTTGCTCATGATAACGCTTCCCCCACGATGCGTT encodes:
- a CDS encoding cell division protein FtsQ/DivIB, with the translated sequence MSKTQIKRGKAPPRRPARAPKKRKTIKTSRVNALINALPVSPQRLQRIANWTVGLSVAAVLALAAHATGVTAKVNEEWAQAVGRAGFQVKKVEVVGADRIDRLKVYDIALAQKDRSMAAVDIAEVRHDLMRYGWIKDARVSRRLPDTLVVDIVERTPAAIWQHNNRLSLIDEKGVVLEPVSVATMPDLPLVIGPKANQRSQDLDRLLAEASSLKELLAGATWVGNRRWDLRFRSGETLSLPEGEAEAKAALAKFAHMDGANRLLGRGILRFDMRDPERFVLRLPHEGQVAPAKLDDARAAVDAVATASAAEKG